A genomic segment from Campylobacter concisus encodes:
- a CDS encoding iron transporter, whose protein sequence is MNKILSSALALSLAAGFALAGEHPIGEPVEANGMEIAAVYLQPIDMEPKGIDLAPSLADFHLEADIHAIAGNKNGFGEGEWIPYLKINYELKNLDNGKVKKGTFMPMVASDGPHYGANVKMDTGVGNYELKFHIDNPEKQGFGRHADKESGVGKWFEPFTTTYKFQWTGGPVK, encoded by the coding sequence ATGAATAAAATTCTTAGTTCAGCCCTAGCACTTAGCCTAGCAGCTGGTTTTGCACTTGCTGGAGAGCATCCAATCGGTGAGCCTGTAGAGGCTAATGGCATGGAGATAGCTGCAGTTTATTTGCAACCAATCGACATGGAACCAAAGGGTATTGACCTAGCTCCAAGCCTAGCTGATTTTCACCTAGAAGCTGACATACACGCTATTGCTGGTAATAAAAACGGCTTTGGCGAAGGTGAGTGGATCCCATACCTAAAGATTAACTACGAGCTAAAAAACCTTGATAACGGCAAAGTTAAAAAAGGTACCTTTATGCCAATGGTTGCAAGCGATGGCCCACACTACGGTGCTAACGTAAAAATGGATACAGGTGTTGGTAACTATGAGCTTAAATTCCACATTGATAATCCAGAAAAACAAGGTTTTGGTCGTCACGCTGACAAAGAGAGCGGTGTTGGTAAATGGTTTGAGCCTTTCACAACAACTTATAAATTTCAATGGACAGGTGGTCCTGTTAAATAA